The genomic DNA GCGGCCAGAGCCGGGGCCAAGGTCATGCTCGGCGCGCGGGTGACGGCCTGCGATCCAGGCGGCGGCTCAACCCCGGCGCGCCTGACCCTGGCCGACGGCACCGTCCTCGAAGCGGATCACCTCATCGGCGCGGACGGGGCCAACTCCGTGGTCCGCAATTCCTTTTTGGGCCACGACCGGGACCGGTTCAACCAGTTTATGGCTCCGGCCATAGAGGTGACCCTGGACCCGGCAGCCCTGCCAGAGCCGGTCGAGTGCCCGGAGCTCTATGTGGGCTTCATCGAGGCGGGCTATGGCTGGGTCTTTCCAGGCCAGGATCGCGTCCTGGTGGGCCTCTGCGGCCTGCGGCGCGGAAAAGTCAAATTTTCCAATCTATTTAGAGATTTTCTTGATTTTCTCAAGATCGACTCGCGGGCTGTGCCGCCCCTGCGCGGGCACCCCCTGCCCTATGGCAACGCCCTTGAAAACCCGGTCTGCGGCCACGCCATGCTTGTCGGCGACGCGGGCGGGTTCGTGGAGCCGCTCTTTGGCGAGGGGATTTTCTACGCCATGTGCACCGGCCTGTACGCGGGCGAGGCCGTGGCCTCGGCCCTGGAGGACGGCCAAGCGCCCGGCCCGCTCTACACGGCCCGGCTGCGCCGCGACATCTCCCCGGAGTTGCGCGGGTCCGACAGGCTGCGCTGGCTCCTGTTCCGGGCCATGAAGCTGGTCGGGCCGCGCTCGCTCAGCCTGTTCGTCAACACCGGCTCCACCCGGCTGGCCGAGATGGTCCACGGCAGGCGCTCCTTTTCCTGGCTGCGCCGCAAGCAATGGGATTTCCTGAAGCCGGGCCTGCCCGCATCCGACAAATAGACCGCCCAACGCCCAGGAAGACGAACGCAGGAGCGCCCCTGACAGACCGTCTGTCAGGGGCGCTTTGCAACAGGAGTTACGAGAGTGTGATCGTAACTAGTCGTTGAGAGCTTCGTAAACCTTGCCCACCAGCCCTTCGCCAGGGGTCAGGGTCTTGCCGCCCGGAACCCATTTGGCAGGGCAGGCCTGCTCGGGGTGGTCCTTGAGATAGGCGTTGGCCTCCATCTTGCGTACCAGCTCGTCGGCGTTGCGGCCCACGTTGTAGTAGTTGATCTCCGCAGAGACCAGCATCCCTTCGGGGTTGATGACAAAGGTGCCGCGCAGGGCCAGGCCGGTGTCATAGTCCCAGACATCAAAGAAGCGGGAGACCTCGCCAGTGGCGTCCGAGGCCATCTTGAATTTCACGTCGGCCAGCAGCCGCTCGTCGCTCTTCCAGGCCAGATGGGTGAACTTGGTGTCCGTGGAAACCGAGATCACCTCGGCTCCAAGCCTGACCAGATCGGCGTGTTTGGCGGCCAGGTCGGCCAGCTCGGTGGGGCAGACAAAGGTGAAGTCGGCCGGGTAGAAGAAGAGAACTACCCACTTGCCCTGCTCGCGCAACGCACCCATATCCACCTCGCAAAAGCCGCCCTCGACAGGGTCGTAGCTCTCCATGGCAAAGGGCGGGACCAACTGCCCTACTTTGGCGAATTCCGGGAACATTTCATCGTGGTCGTGGTCAGTTTCGCATCCGCAGCTCATGATATTTCTCCATATGGTCAAAAGGTTGTCAGCTAGGTATGAATGATTCCTATTTTCAACAAAACTAGCCGGACAGGCGGCGTCCGTCAAGTATTTTTTGCATCCACGCTGCACTTTGATCCCGCAGCCATGTAGTGTATACCCTTGTCTGTCGCGCTGCTTCCGGAGCGCGACCAGGAAGAACGGCCCGGCAACGGGCCAAAGGGAACGGCAAACACGCTGCCGGGCGATGCGCACGGCGCACAGACTGTCAACAAGGCAAAGAGAGCAGACATAATGAGTCACGGTTTCACGAAGATCAGGGAGCTTGAGATCGCGGAAATGGCCGCCTTCGCCCACCTCTACCGCCACGACAAGACCGGCGCGCGCGTGCTGTCCATCGTCAACGACGACGAGAACAAGGTCTTTGGCATTTCCTTTCGCACCCCGCCCGAGGACTCCACGGGCGTGGCCCACATCCTGGAACATTCGGTCTTGTGCGGATCCGAGAAATACCCGGTGCGCGAGCCTTTTGTGGAGCTGCTCAAGGGGTCGCTCCAGACCTTTCTCAACGCCCTGACCTTTCCGGACAAGACCTGCTATCCGGTGGCCAGCGCCAATGTCAGCGACTTCTACAACCTTGTGGACGTCTATCTTGACGCGGTCTTTTATCCCCGGTTGACCGAGAACACCCTCAAGCAGGAGGGGTGGCACCTGGAGCTGGCCGGGCCGGACAAGCCCCTGACCTACAAGGGCGTGGTCTACAACGAGATGAAGGGCGCCTATTCCTCGCCCGACTCCCTGCTCCACGAGCATTCCCAGCAGTCCCTCTTTCCGGACGTGACCTATGGCCTGGATTCGGGCGGCGACCCGGCCAGGATTCCGGACCTGACCTTTGACACGTTCATGGCCTTTCACCGCGACCACTACCACCCGTCCAACGCCTACGCCTATTTCTACGGCGACGACGACCCGGCCAAACGGCTCGAAATCCTGGACGCCGTGTTCTCGCGCTTTGAGCCCCGCGACGTGACGGCCAGCCGCATCCCGCTCCAGCCCCGGTTCACCGAGGCCCGCGCCCTGCGCAAGCCCTATCCGGCCTCGGAGCGGCTGGACAAGGGCATGTTCACGGTCAACTGGCTGCTGGCCGAGACCGCGGACGCCAACCTCAACCTCGCCCTGCACATCCTGGAGCAGATCCTGGTGGGGCTGCCCTCCTCGCCCCTGCGCAAGGCCCTGACCGATTCCGGCCTGGGCGACGACCTGGCGGGCGTGGGGCTTGAGGCGGACATCCGCCAGATGTTCTTCTCCGTGGGCCTCAAGGGCATCCACCCGTCCAACGCCATCAAGGTGGAGTCCGTCATCTTCCACACCATCAAGGAACTGGTGGAAAAAGGCATTGACCCCAAGGACATCGAAGCGGCCATCAACACCGTGGAGTTCGACCTGCGCGAGAACAACACCGGCTCATACCCGCGCGGTCTTTCCCTCATGTTCCAGGCCCTGTCAACCTGGCTCTATGACGACGACCAGGGCGAGGGCGATCCCCTGCTGCTCCTGCCCTTTGAGGAACCGCTCACGCACATCAAGGGGTGGGTCGAATCGGGCGAGAAGATTTTCGAGGAGCTGCTGGCCCGGCTCTTCCTGCACAACCCGCACCGGACCACCGTGCTCCTGGAGCCGGACCAGAAGATGGCCAAGCGCGCGGCCAAGGAAGAAACGTCCCAGCTCAAGCAAATCAAGGCAGCCATGACCGGCGACGACCTCGACCGGGTCATGGCCGAGGCTGCGGAGCTGTCCCGCCTCCAGGCCGAGCCGGACGCGCCCGAGGCCCTGGCCACCATCCCGCGCCTGTCCGTGGCCGACCTGCCCACCCAGAACAAGCCCATCCCCACCGAGGAGCGCACCCTTGGCGGCGCGCCCCTGCTCTTTCACGAGCTGGTCACCAACGGCATCGCCTATGTGGACCTCTGCTTTGACCTGTCCGTGGTCCCGGACGAGCTGCTCTCCTATGTGCCGATCCTGGGCCGCGCCCTGACCGAGACCGGCACGGCCAAGCGCGACTATGTGGACCTGTCCCAGTGGATCGCCCGCACCTCGGGCGGCATCTGGGCCCAATCCTTCACCGCGCCCGTGCTCGGCTCGGACGCTGCTGCGGCCCGGCTCCTGGTGCGGGCCAAGGCCACGGCGGACAATATGGACGAGACCGCCGCCATCCTGACCGAGATCCTGGCCTCGGCCCGGCTCGACAGCAAGGAGCGGCTGGGCCGCATCGTGGCCGAGGCGCGGGCCAGGGCCGAGCAGCGGCTGGTGCCGTCCGGCCATCAGGTGGTGGCCACCCGGCTGCGCGCCCGCACCCACCCGGCCCACGCCATGGAAGAGCGCCTGTCCGGCCTGACCGGCCTCCAGTTCCTGCGCGCCCTGGAGGGGCGCATCGAGGATGATTTCCGCGCGGTGGCCAAGGACATGGAGCGGCTGCGCTCCCTGCTCATCACCCGCACCGGGCTGGTGGTCAACGCCACCATGGACGCCGCCCTGATGGCCGGGTGTGAGCCCGCCCTGGCCGGGGTGGTGGACGGGCTGCCCGCGACCCGGACCGAAGCCGCGCCCCGCGCCCCCCTGGCCCTGCCCGAGCGCGAGGGCCTGGCCATCCCGGCCCAGGTCAACTACGTGGGCAAGGGCGTGAGCGTGGCCGGACACGGCATTTCGTTCAGCGGCGCGGCCCTGGTGGTCAACAAACTGCTGCGCACCGGCTACCTGTGGGAAAAGGTGCGCGTGCAGGGCGGTGCCTACGGCGCCTTCTGCCTCCTCGACCGCATTGGCGGCAGCATCGCCTTTGTCTCCTACCGCGATCCGAATCTGGCGGCCACCCTCGACGCCTTTGACGCCGTGGCCCAGCATCTCGAAACCCTCGACCTGTCCCGCGACGAGCTGGAGAAATCCATCATCGGAGCCATCGGCGAGCTGGACGCCTACCAGCTGCCCGACGCCAAGGGGTTCACCGCCCTGGTCCGCCGCCTGACCGGCCAGGACGACGCCTACCTCCAGACCCTGCGCGAGCAGACCCTGAGCGCCACCCGCCAGGACTTCGCGGACTTTGCCAAGGCCGTGCGCGTCAACGCCAAACACGGCGCGGTCTGCGTCCTGGGCGACGAGGGGGCCATGAAGGCGGCCAAGCTCGGCCTGGAAATCACCCGCGTGCTCTAGCCCGGACCAGACCTGATCCGGCCCAAACAATAGCAAAGGCCCTCCGTTCGCGGAGGGCCTTTTTTTCATCAAAAGCAGGGTTCTGCTAGAGGATTGGCAGGTACTTGTCCAGCTCGTACTCGGTGACCTGGGTCCGGTATTCGTCCCATTCGGCCAGCTTGTTCTCCACCAGGGCGGTGTGCAGATGCTCGCCCAGGACCTCCTTCATGAAGGCGGACCGGTGCAGGTTCATGGTGGCTTCGTAGAGGGAGCCGGGCAGCGCCTTGATCTTGTTGCGCTTCAAGGCACGGTCGTTCATGGCAAAGATGTCCTCCTCCACCGGGTCGGGCAGGACGTAGTTCTCCTCGATGCCCTTGAGGCCCGAGGCCAGCTGCACGGCAAAGCAGAGGTAGGGGTTGGCCGCCGGGTCCGGGCACCTAAGCTCCATGCGGGTGGCCGCCTCCTTGCCCGGCTTGTACATGGGCACGCGGACCAGGGCCGAGCGGTTGCGCCGCGCCCAGGCGATGTAGACCGGGGCCTCGTAGCCGGGCACCAGCCGCTTGTAGGAGTTGACCCACTGGTTGGTCACGGCCACGAACTCCGGCGCGTGCTTGAGGATGCCCGCGATGTACGACTTGCCCTCGGCGGACAGGTTGTACTCGTCGCTCGCATCATGAAAGACGTTGCGCCCGTTCTTGAAGAGCGACTGGTGGACATGCATGCCCGAGCCGTTTTCGCCGAAGATGGGCTTGGGCATGAAGGTGGCGTAGCAGCCGTGCTTGCGCGCGGTCTCCTTGACCACCACCCGGTAGGTCATGGCCGTATCGGCCATTTTCATGCCTTCCTGGTAGCGCAGGTCGATCTCGTGCTGGGACGGGGCCACCTCGTGGTGCGAATACTCCACCTGGATGCCCATGGCATCGAGGGCGAAGATGATGTCGCGGCGGATGTTGTTGCCAAGGTCGAGCGGCGGGGCGTCGAAATAGCCGCCCGAGTCGAGCACCTCGGTGTCCTTGTCGTCGGCAAAGAGGAAGAACTCCAGCTCCGGGCCGACGTAGAAGGTGTAGCCCTTCTCGGCGGCCATGCCCATGACCCGCTTGAGGACGAACCGCGAATCCGCGGCAAAGGGCGAGCCGTCGGGATTGACCACGTCGCAGAACATGCGCGCCACCGGGCGCTCCGTGGGCCGCCAGGCGCAGATCTGGAAGGTGGTCGGATCGGGCATGGCCACCATGTCCGACTCGTCGATGCGGCAGAATCCGAGGATGGACGAGCCGTCAAAGCCCATGCCCTCCTCAAAGGAGGCCTCAAGCTCGCTCGGCGTGACCTGGAAGCTCTTCAGTGTGCCCAGGATGTCCACGAACCAATACTGGATGAAGCTGACGTTATAGTCCTTGACCGCCTTCATCACGTCGTCGGCGTTTTTGCAATTGAAAACCGGGATGCTCATTATGGGTTCCTCCAGAATTAGGGGTTTCCGGCAAGGGTGCGTTGCGTGCGCCTTTCTCCAATCAATGCCACAAACGGGCCGACCGGAAAAGCCCATTGCCGGGCTTCTCCCCGACAGGACGCGCCGGGGCGTCTTCTATTTAACCACCAGCACCGGGCAGGCCGAGATGTTGAGCACCTTGTGGGTGACCGAGCCGAGGATCAGCCCGGCCAGGTCGGACCGCCCCCTGGAGCCCATGACGATCAGTTCGCACTTCTCCACCTCGGCCACGTTGGCGATGACCTCGGCCACCTCGCCGCCAATGATCAGGTCCAGATAATCGACCTTGGCGTTGCCGAGCTTGCCGCGATAGTGGGCCATGACCGCCTCGGCGTTCTTGATCAGATATTGCAGCAGTTCGTCCGCGTTGGGCTGGCCCAGGCCCGAGGGCACGGGCTTGCGCACATGGAGCAGGACGATGGACGCGCCAAAGCTGGCGGCGATGTCGATGGCCATGTCGGCTGCCGCGTCCGAGAGGCGGGAGCCGTCCACAGGCAGCAGGATGCGGGTGACGTTCATGATCTACCTTCCTTGTTGTCCGGGTTGTCGCCATTGCCCATGAATTCCTCCATGGTGGCGTGTCCGGGCTGACACACGTCGTCGGCCTTGAAGACCGAGCCCAGGGTCAGCCAGAGTATCTTCAGGTCCAAAGCCAGGGACTGGTTGTCCACATACCATATATCATACTCGAATTTCTCGTCCCAGGATATGGCGTTGCGACCATTGACCTGCGCCCAGCCCGTTATGCCGGGGCGCACCTCGTGACGGCGGGCCTGACGCGGCGAGTAGCGGTCGAGATAGGCCATGAGCAGCGGCCTGGGACCGACCAGGGACATCTCGCCGCGCAGCACGTTGATGAGTTCGGGCAGTTCATCAAGCGAGGTGGAGCGCAGGAACCGGCCAAAGGGGGGCAGCCGGTCGCAGTCGGGCAGGGGCGTGCCGTCCGGGCCGGTCGAATCGCGCATGGTGCGAAACTTGACGATCTCAAACGGCTTGCCGTGCAGGCCGGGCCGCACCTGACGAAAGAACACCGGGGAGCCCAGCCTGACGCGCACGGCCAGGGCCACGAGCAGGAGCAGCGGCCAGAGCGCCAGCAGGGCCGCGCCCGCCACGATCAGGTCAAAGAGCCGCTTCATGCTCCTTTCTCCTGCGTGCCCGGTTCCGGGCCAAGCTCCATGAAGGCCAGGATGGCGTCGTTGACCCGGTCCACGTCGAACCGCTCGCGAGCCAGGGCGCGGCTGGCCGCGCCCATGGCCGGGACCAGGGCGGGATCGAGGATGAACCGCTCCATGGCCGAGGCCAGGGCGTCCGCGTCGCGAGGCGGCACGAGAAATCCGTTTTGGCCCGGAATGACCGTCTCGCGGCAGCCGGGCGCATCGGTGGTGACAATGGCCCGGCCCATGCTCATGGCTTCGAGGATGGAGCGCGGCACGCCCTCGCGGTAGTGGCTGGGCAGGACATAGACCCCGACCCCGGCCAGGAGCGGGCGCACGTCCTCCACCGGGTCCAGCACCTCCACGGCCCCGGCCCGCCGCCACCGGGCGATCTCGTCCGGGGTCACGGCGTCGCCGCCGCTCTCAAGGGGCCCGGCCAGCCGGAACACGGCCTGGGGATGCCGCTCCCTGAGCCGCGCCGCAGCCTCGGCAAACAGGGCCACGCCCTTGGACCTGAGCAGCCGGGACAGGCACAGGAAGACCGGCTCCCTGGGCAGCGGGGCCTCGGCGTAGTGGGTCATGTCCACGCCCGAGCCGCCCACCACCGTGGTCCGGACCCGCTCCGGGATGACCCCGAGTCTGCGGAAGAACGTTTCGTCGTCCGGGTTCTGGAAGATGACCCCGTCGCAGGCGTTGAGGCCGGAGCGGTACATGCCCTTGGCCACGTTGAAGAGGATGCGCCGCCTGAGCCCGGCCTCCTCGGTAAAGGCGTAGCCCAGGCCGGTGATCATGGCGTAGACGCGCTTCTTGTGGCCCACCCAGGCCATACGCGCGGCCAGGGAGCCGTAAACCACGGGCTTGAAGGTGTAGGAGAGGACGAGATCGGGCTTGATGCGCACCAGGGTCTGCTTGAGATGGAGCAGCGCGCCGAGGTCGGCCAGAGGATTGAGTCCGCGCCGGTTCAGGGCGATCCCGTGAAAGTCCACCCCCATGGCCTCAAGCTGCTCCCCCACGTCCGGCACGTGGACCGGGGCCAGGGCGTGCACCTCGTGGCCCAGGAAGACCATCCGGCCAAGCAACGGCCCGCGAAAATTGACCAGCGACGGCGCGTATCCGCCGATGACGACTATCTTCATTCTCCCCCACCATGCCTGACCCGCAAGGGCCGTTGAACCACGCGCAGCCCGCTGGCCGCCGATGGTCCCTTTCTAGCAAATGCGCCGCCCTTTGGAAACCTTTGCGCGTTCGGAGGTTCCCGTCCGGGGATTTCGCGTCCGCCGCTGTTCCGGCGGCGGCCCAGGCACCAACGGGTGCCCTCTTCCGCTCTCCGGGACGCCTGTGATACGGTGTCAGGCAAACCTTTGAACCAAGGAAGACATCATGTCCGCCACCGTCTATTTCTGGAATCTCCGGGCCTCGCACAAGGCCCCGTTCGACAAGCGCATGCGCAGCCTGCTCAAGGCCGCCAGCGCGGACACCCTGGTGACCGGGGGCGATCTGGCCGCGGTCAAGCTCCACTTCGGCGAGCAGGGCACCACCGGATTCCTGCGCCCGCTGTGGATCAGGGAGATCGTGGATTTCCTCAGCCGGGCCGGGGCCAAGCCCTTTCTGACCGACGCCTCGACCCTGTATGTGGGCCAGCGCGGCGAGGCGGTCTCGCACAGCCTGTGCGCGGCCAGACACGGCTGGGACCCCCTGGCGCTGGGCGCGCCCGTGATCATCGCCGACGGCCTCAAGGGCGGCGACGAGGTGGCCGTGCCCGTGGGCGGCAAGCACATCGCGGACGCCTACATCGCCTCTGCCGTGGCCGAGGCGGATTTCCTCGTCTCAGTCAACCATTTCAAGGGGCATGAAATGGCCGGGTATGGCGGCGCGCTCAAGAACATCGGCATGGGCTGCGCCAGCAAGAAGGGCAAGATGCACCAGCACTTCTCCACCGGGCCGGAGATCACCATCGAGAACTGTACCGGCTGCGGCTCGTGTCTGCTGGCCTGCAAGACCCAGGCCCTGTCCCTTGACGCCGAAACAGGCCGCATCGCCCTGAACGCCGAGCGGTGCGTGGGCTGCGGCGGCTGTTTCGTGGCCTGCCGGTTCGATGCCCTGAACGTCAACTGGAAGATCGGCATCCAGGAGTTTCTGGAGCGGATGATGGAATACGCCCTGGCCGTGGTCAGGACCAAGCGCAAACCGTGCCTGCACATCAACTTTGTCATGGACGTGGTGCCCGACTGCGACTGCGTGGGTTTCACCGACGCGCCCATCTGCCCGGATATCGGCGTGCTGGTCAGCCTCGACCCGGTGGCCGTGGATCAGGCGTCCCTGGATCTGGTCAACGCGGCCCAGCCGCTCCATCCGAGCCAGCTCCCCTTTGGGGTCACTCCCGGCCAGAACAAGTTCCTGGCCATCCACCCGCATGTGCCCGAGGCCATGGGGCTCGACTACGCCGAGGCCATCGGCCTGGGCACCCGCCAGTACGAGCTGCTCCCCCTGTAAACGCAAAAAGGGCGGGAGCGCATCAGCGCTCCCGCCCGTGATCTCTGCCCACCAGACTTTCTAAAACCGCTCGAAATCGTCCCCGTCCGGCTCCGCGCCCAGGTCAAGGGCGACCCCGCCGGGCAGCGCGCTCCTCTTGGCCCGGTCCGGCCTTGCCGACTTGGCCGCGCCGGGCAGCGCGGGCTTGGCAGGCTTGGCGGCCCGGAGAGGGGCCGCCCGGCGTCCCGCCTTGGACGCCCGGCCTGCGCCAGAAGGCTCTCCGAGATAAAAAAAGCTGACCGACTTCTGCAGTTGCACGGCCTCGCCAGCCAGATTGTCCGAGGTCGAGGCCACCTCTTCGGACGCGGCCGCGTTCTGCTGAATGACGTTGTCGAGCTGGTGGATGGCCGTGCTGATCTGGCCCATGCCCGCATTCTGCTCATTGCTGGCCACGGCGATATCCTCGATGAGCCGGGCGGTCTCACGGATGTCCGGCACGAGTTTGGCAAGCTTTTCGCCTGCCTCGCGGGCCACCCGGACCGTGGAGGTGGACAGCTCGCTGATCTCGGCGGCGGCCTGCCCGCTGCGCTCGGCCAGCTTGCGCACCTCGGCGGCCACCACGGCGAATCCCTTGCCGTGCTCGCCCGCCCTGGCCGCCTCGATGGCCGCGTTGAGCGCCAACAGGTTGGTCTGGCGCGCGATCTCCTCGATGACCGATATCTTTTCGGCGATGTCGGTCATGGCCCCCATGGCCTGGCTCACGGCCTGTCCGCTCTCTTCAGCGTCCTCGGCCGCGCGGGTGGCCATCTGCCGGGTCTTGGCCGCGCTCTGCGCGTTGCCCTGCACATTGGCCGCCATCTGCTCCATGGCCGCGGAGACCTCTTCGATGGCCGAGGCCTGCTCGGTGGCCCCCTGCGACAGGCTCTGGGACGACGCGGACAGCTCCTCGCTGCCCGACGCCACGTTGTCCGTGGCCGACTGCACGCTGCCGATGACCGAGCGCAGCTTGGCCGACATGTCGCGCAGGGCGTCGGCCAGCCGGCCCACCTCGTCCTTCTGATCCACGTCGATCGCGCGCGTCAGGTCCCCGCCCGCGAGGCTGGTGGCAAAGGCAATGCCCTGAGCCACGGGCCGGGTGATGATGTTGGCGATCACATAGAGGACCGCAAACAGGATGATCACGGCCACCACGCCGATGGCCGCGCTGGTCCAGGCAATGGCGTTGGCCTCGGCGCGCACCGTGTCCATGGGCACGGTCACGGCCAGACTCCACGGCGTGGAGGTCTTGCCGATGCGGATGGGCTGATAGGAGTAATAACTCTGCTCGCCAGTGTGGGCCGAAGCCTTGACATCCGCGAACGGCCTGCCGCTCTTGATGGCCTCAAGCAGCCTGACGCGGACTTCCGGCGTCTGGAACTCGCCGATGTTCTTGCCTATGTAGTCTTTATTGCGATGGGCGAGAAAGGTGCCGTCATTGGCCAGCAAAAAGGCGTAGCCCGTGTCAAAGACCTGGATGGCTTCCACCATCTTCTGGAGGTCTGTCAGGTAGAAGTCCACGCCGACCACGCCGACGTTGGTCCCGCCCTTGCTGACCGGGTGGCCGGT from Pseudodesulfovibrio aespoeensis Aspo-2 includes the following:
- a CDS encoding NAD(P)/FAD-dependent oxidoreductase, with protein sequence MDKRHDVIICGCGPAGATAGLALARRGHSVLMLDKARFPRPKLCGGLLTWKSVRLLETVFHESVPGLTEAGVITHVSDRYTIRTPASLLTSGAMPYPFHFIDRSRLDARLLDHAARAGAKVMLGARVTACDPGGGSTPARLTLADGTVLEADHLIGADGANSVVRNSFLGHDRDRFNQFMAPAIEVTLDPAALPEPVECPELYVGFIEAGYGWVFPGQDRVLVGLCGLRRGKVKFSNLFRDFLDFLKIDSRAVPPLRGHPLPYGNALENPVCGHAMLVGDAGGFVEPLFGEGIFYAMCTGLYAGEAVASALEDGQAPGPLYTARLRRDISPELRGSDRLRWLLFRAMKLVGPRSLSLFVNTGSTRLAEMVHGRRSFSWLRRKQWDFLKPGLPASDK
- a CDS encoding peroxiredoxin, encoding MSCGCETDHDHDEMFPEFAKVGQLVPPFAMESYDPVEGGFCEVDMGALREQGKWVVLFFYPADFTFVCPTELADLAAKHADLVRLGAEVISVSTDTKFTHLAWKSDERLLADVKFKMASDATGEVSRFFDVWDYDTGLALRGTFVINPEGMLVSAEINYYNVGRNADELVRKMEANAYLKDHPEQACPAKWVPGGKTLTPGEGLVGKVYEALND
- a CDS encoding insulinase family protein → MSHGFTKIRELEIAEMAAFAHLYRHDKTGARVLSIVNDDENKVFGISFRTPPEDSTGVAHILEHSVLCGSEKYPVREPFVELLKGSLQTFLNALTFPDKTCYPVASANVSDFYNLVDVYLDAVFYPRLTENTLKQEGWHLELAGPDKPLTYKGVVYNEMKGAYSSPDSLLHEHSQQSLFPDVTYGLDSGGDPARIPDLTFDTFMAFHRDHYHPSNAYAYFYGDDDPAKRLEILDAVFSRFEPRDVTASRIPLQPRFTEARALRKPYPASERLDKGMFTVNWLLAETADANLNLALHILEQILVGLPSSPLRKALTDSGLGDDLAGVGLEADIRQMFFSVGLKGIHPSNAIKVESVIFHTIKELVEKGIDPKDIEAAINTVEFDLRENNTGSYPRGLSLMFQALSTWLYDDDQGEGDPLLLLPFEEPLTHIKGWVESGEKIFEELLARLFLHNPHRTTVLLEPDQKMAKRAAKEETSQLKQIKAAMTGDDLDRVMAEAAELSRLQAEPDAPEALATIPRLSVADLPTQNKPIPTEERTLGGAPLLFHELVTNGIAYVDLCFDLSVVPDELLSYVPILGRALTETGTAKRDYVDLSQWIARTSGGIWAQSFTAPVLGSDAAAARLLVRAKATADNMDETAAILTEILASARLDSKERLGRIVAEARARAEQRLVPSGHQVVATRLRARTHPAHAMEERLSGLTGLQFLRALEGRIEDDFRAVAKDMERLRSLLITRTGLVVNATMDAALMAGCEPALAGVVDGLPATRTEAAPRAPLALPEREGLAIPAQVNYVGKGVSVAGHGISFSGAALVVNKLLRTGYLWEKVRVQGGAYGAFCLLDRIGGSIAFVSYRDPNLAATLDAFDAVAQHLETLDLSRDELEKSIIGAIGELDAYQLPDAKGFTALVRRLTGQDDAYLQTLREQTLSATRQDFADFAKAVRVNAKHGAVCVLGDEGAMKAAKLGLEITRVL
- a CDS encoding glutamine synthetase family protein, coding for MSIPVFNCKNADDVMKAVKDYNVSFIQYWFVDILGTLKSFQVTPSELEASFEEGMGFDGSSILGFCRIDESDMVAMPDPTTFQICAWRPTERPVARMFCDVVNPDGSPFAADSRFVLKRVMGMAAEKGYTFYVGPELEFFLFADDKDTEVLDSGGYFDAPPLDLGNNIRRDIIFALDAMGIQVEYSHHEVAPSQHEIDLRYQEGMKMADTAMTYRVVVKETARKHGCYATFMPKPIFGENGSGMHVHQSLFKNGRNVFHDASDEYNLSAEGKSYIAGILKHAPEFVAVTNQWVNSYKRLVPGYEAPVYIAWARRNRSALVRVPMYKPGKEAATRMELRCPDPAANPYLCFAVQLASGLKGIEENYVLPDPVEEDIFAMNDRALKRNKIKALPGSLYEATMNLHRSAFMKEVLGEHLHTALVENKLAEWDEYRTQVTEYELDKYLPIL
- a CDS encoding universal stress protein yields the protein MNVTRILLPVDGSRLSDAAADMAIDIAASFGASIVLLHVRKPVPSGLGQPNADELLQYLIKNAEAVMAHYRGKLGNAKVDYLDLIIGGEVAEVIANVAEVEKCELIVMGSRGRSDLAGLILGSVTHKVLNISACPVLVVK
- a CDS encoding sugar transferase, with protein sequence MKRLFDLIVAGAALLALWPLLLLVALAVRVRLGSPVFFRQVRPGLHGKPFEIVKFRTMRDSTGPDGTPLPDCDRLPPFGRFLRSTSLDELPELINVLRGEMSLVGPRPLLMAYLDRYSPRQARRHEVRPGITGWAQVNGRNAISWDEKFEYDIWYVDNQSLALDLKILWLTLGSVFKADDVCQPGHATMEEFMGNGDNPDNKEGRS
- a CDS encoding glycosyltransferase family 4 protein; translated protein: MKIVVIGGYAPSLVNFRGPLLGRMVFLGHEVHALAPVHVPDVGEQLEAMGVDFHGIALNRRGLNPLADLGALLHLKQTLVRIKPDLVLSYTFKPVVYGSLAARMAWVGHKKRVYAMITGLGYAFTEEAGLRRRILFNVAKGMYRSGLNACDGVIFQNPDDETFFRRLGVIPERVRTTVVGGSGVDMTHYAEAPLPREPVFLCLSRLLRSKGVALFAEAAARLRERHPQAVFRLAGPLESGGDAVTPDEIARWRRAGAVEVLDPVEDVRPLLAGVGVYVLPSHYREGVPRSILEAMSMGRAIVTTDAPGCRETVIPGQNGFLVPPRDADALASAMERFILDPALVPAMGAASRALARERFDVDRVNDAILAFMELGPEPGTQEKGA
- a CDS encoding DUF362 domain-containing protein, translating into MSATVYFWNLRASHKAPFDKRMRSLLKAASADTLVTGGDLAAVKLHFGEQGTTGFLRPLWIREIVDFLSRAGAKPFLTDASTLYVGQRGEAVSHSLCAARHGWDPLALGAPVIIADGLKGGDEVAVPVGGKHIADAYIASAVAEADFLVSVNHFKGHEMAGYGGALKNIGMGCASKKGKMHQHFSTGPEITIENCTGCGSCLLACKTQALSLDAETGRIALNAERCVGCGGCFVACRFDALNVNWKIGIQEFLERMMEYALAVVRTKRKPCLHINFVMDVVPDCDCVGFTDAPICPDIGVLVSLDPVAVDQASLDLVNAAQPLHPSQLPFGVTPGQNKFLAIHPHVPEAMGLDYAEAIGLGTRQYELLPL
- a CDS encoding methyl-accepting chemotaxis protein is translated as MRFKDWSLRLKILLPTFFIVALVLMASTWVMTDKARTLAAGQAEALAESMAQGYSLDVGRTLNRAMDVTRILAAMFEEGANYPAIPDREFLDGVLKKTLTANSELAGAWCTFLPGRFDDREAEYADVYKGAYRNWYHVVDGQIKDSFVGTEDMAGEWFDVPMAGRVETITKPYPWEADGTTFWLASTGHPVSKGGTNVGVVGVDFYLTDLQKMVEAIQVFDTGYAFLLANDGTFLAHRNKDYIGKNIGEFQTPEVRVRLLEAIKSGRPFADVKASAHTGEQSYYSYQPIRIGKTSTPWSLAVTVPMDTVRAEANAIAWTSAAIGVVAVIILFAVLYVIANIITRPVAQGIAFATSLAGGDLTRAIDVDQKDEVGRLADALRDMSAKLRSVIGSVQSATDNVASGSEELSASSQSLSQGATEQASAIEEVSAAMEQMAANVQGNAQSAAKTRQMATRAAEDAEESGQAVSQAMGAMTDIAEKISVIEEIARQTNLLALNAAIEAARAGEHGKGFAVVAAEVRKLAERSGQAAAEISELSTSTVRVAREAGEKLAKLVPDIRETARLIEDIAVASNEQNAGMGQISTAIHQLDNVIQQNAAASEEVASTSDNLAGEAVQLQKSVSFFYLGEPSGAGRASKAGRRAAPLRAAKPAKPALPGAAKSARPDRAKRSALPGGVALDLGAEPDGDDFERF